ACGGAACGACCCGGTGCCGAGAGTCCGGCATGCAGCCGACCGTGCCCTCGCGCTGCTGACCGCATCTGGCGCGTGAACAAGGCCTCGCGCCGATGTGCCGCGACCCGGTGGAGCGGGGATCCACCTGGTCCCCTCCCCGTCATCCGTTTGTGGGGAGACCGTCCTGCTCGATGACGTAGATGTTGCCGTCCGGGGCGCGGAAGAAGAACCAGCCCCAGCGGTCGCTCCCGTCACCACCGATCAGGTCGCGCGCCCACACGATGTCACCGACGAGTTCGACTGCCGCGGCGGCGAGTTCAGCCCGCGCGCTGACGATGTCGTCGACCGCGAAGGCGATGAGCACGCCAGTCTCGAATGCCGTCGGAGCGACGCGCTCGTCGGTCATGTCCGGACCGAAGATCTCGACGAGGTCGCGCGGTCCGGATGGCAGCGTGAACCCAGCCCATCCGGGGTTCGAGAAGGCGACCTCCATCCCGAGGACGTCCCGGAACATGGCCTGCGTCGCATCGAAGTGCTGGGTTCGAGTCCCGACGAACGACACTCGAAGCACCTTCATGAGGCTGTCTCGCTTCCTGAGCGACGCGGAGCCTGTGTCCCGGAGGCACGGTAGCCGCTGACCTGGTGGCTTCGGCAGCGAACCGATGTGCCGACGAAGGGCGCATCCCCCGCTGAAGTCCCCCGGTTTCGGCAGTCTGAACTGCCGTTGAGACGCGGCCGAACGACATCGGACCTGGCAGCACGCCAAGGTCGGTAGGTTGAGGCCA
The sequence above is a segment of the Actinomycetes bacterium genome. Coding sequences within it:
- a CDS encoding VOC family protein; its protein translation is MVADERPRLVEVHGLNLPTLACCQVRCRSAASQRQFRLPKPGDFSGGCALRRHIGSLPKPPGQRLPCLRDTGSASLRKRDSLMKVLRVSFVGTRTQHFDATQAMFRDVLGMEVAFSNPGWAGFTLPSGPRDLVEIFGPDMTDERVAPTAFETGVLIAFAVDDIVSARAELAAAAVELVGDIVWARDLIGGDGSDRWGWFFFRAPDGNIYVIEQDGLPTNG